From Actinopolyspora lacussalsi, a single genomic window includes:
- a CDS encoding putative oxidoreductase (product_source=KO:K15977; cog=COG2259; ko=KO:K15977; pfam=PF07681; transmembrane_helix_parts=Inside_1_94,TMhelix_95_112,Outside_113_157,TMhelix_158_180,Inside_181_192,TMhelix_193_212,Outside_213_226,TMhelix_227_249,Inside_250_250), protein MRIHDDRPDSAGGYPDDQYHRDVREPQGGWTVPEREQVSTRTYGGSTGTGSVELDYYDDDAYTNVGDPASQRDLDLYDEFADSVNRRRWNGGADFALLVLRLALGVVFITRGARKLFGVLGGQGPEGTADMLSGMGFREPQLLATVTGGVEFGAGILLLLGLFTPLAAAGVLGVMLNVVVVQRSSGFFLEDGGVEYPALLGAVALALLFAGPGRVAADNGRFWFRRPVASGFVGLLLAVVAAAVVFFVFR, encoded by the coding sequence GTGCGAATCCACGATGACCGCCCCGATTCCGCGGGCGGGTATCCCGATGATCAGTATCACCGTGATGTCCGGGAACCGCAGGGTGGCTGGACCGTTCCGGAGCGGGAACAGGTCTCGACACGCACGTACGGCGGTTCCACCGGTACCGGATCCGTCGAACTCGACTACTACGACGACGATGCCTACACCAACGTGGGAGACCCCGCCTCGCAACGCGACCTCGACCTCTACGACGAGTTCGCCGACTCGGTGAATCGGCGTCGCTGGAACGGCGGTGCGGACTTCGCGCTGCTGGTGTTGCGATTGGCGCTGGGGGTCGTGTTCATCACCCGAGGTGCGCGGAAGCTCTTCGGCGTGCTCGGTGGGCAGGGCCCGGAGGGAACCGCGGACATGCTCTCCGGCATGGGCTTCCGAGAACCGCAACTGCTCGCCACCGTCACGGGTGGGGTGGAGTTCGGCGCGGGGATCCTGTTGCTGCTCGGGCTGTTCACGCCGCTGGCCGCGGCGGGGGTGCTCGGTGTGATGCTCAACGTGGTGGTGGTCCAGCGTTCCAGCGGGTTCTTCCTGGAAGACGGCGGTGTCGAGTATCCGGCGTTGCTCGGTGCCGTGGCCCTGGCTCTGCTGTTCGCGGGGCCTGGACGAGTGGCGGCGGACAACGGGCGCTTCTGGTTCCGACGCCCGGTCGCCAGTGGTTTCGTGGGACTGCTGCTGGCGGTGGTTGCCGCCGCGGTGGTGTTCTTCGTGTTCCGGTGA
- a CDS encoding acetolactate synthase-1/2/3 large subunit (product_source=KO:K01652; cath_funfam=3.40.50.1220,3.40.50.970; cog=COG0028; ko=KO:K01652; pfam=PF00205,PF02775,PF02776; superfamily=52467,52518; tigrfam=TIGR00118): MTSANTRQNPAPEASPGQRPKPAPPNGAPVRATGAQSLVRSLEAVGCEVVFGIPGGTILPTYDPLLDSTKVRHVLVRHEQAAGHAATGYAQATGKTGVCMATSGPGATNLVTALADAHMDSVPLVAITGQQSTGQIGTDAFQEADICGITLPVTKHNFLVTDPEEIPRTIAEAFYIASSGRPGPVVVDVPKDVQQLATSFSWPPEQRLPGYRPVGKPHGKQVREAARLMASAQRPVLYVGGGVVKADAAEELTKLAERTGIPVVTTLMARGVFPDTHPLHLGMPGMHGTVSAVAAMQRSDLLLALGTRFDDRVTGRLSDFAPEAKVVHADIDPAEISKNRVADVPIVGDCKEVISELIDAVDTAEAEHGAPDLAQWWSQLGDWRDRFPLGYDWPEDGTLSPEYVIERIGALAGPEAVYTAGVGQHQMWAAQFIGYQRPRSWLNSGGLGTMGYAVPAAMGAKAGSPGRQVWAIDGDGCFQMTNQELATCAIEQLPIKVAVINNGNLGMVRQWQNLFYAERYSHSDLGTHNHRIPDFAMLAEALGGVGMRCEAASDVDSVIERAMAVDDRPVVIDFVVGKDAQVWPMVASGTGNDEIMAARGIRPLFDDEG, from the coding sequence ATGACCAGCGCCAACACCAGGCAGAATCCAGCCCCGGAGGCATCACCGGGGCAGCGTCCGAAACCAGCTCCGCCCAACGGGGCGCCGGTAAGAGCCACCGGTGCGCAGTCCCTCGTCCGCTCGCTGGAAGCGGTGGGCTGCGAAGTGGTGTTCGGTATCCCGGGCGGTACGATCCTGCCCACCTACGATCCACTGCTGGACTCGACGAAGGTTCGTCACGTACTGGTTCGGCACGAGCAGGCGGCCGGACACGCCGCTACCGGATACGCCCAGGCCACCGGCAAGACCGGGGTCTGCATGGCGACCTCCGGTCCCGGGGCGACCAACCTGGTCACCGCGCTGGCCGACGCGCACATGGACTCGGTGCCGCTGGTGGCGATCACCGGACAGCAGTCCACCGGACAGATCGGTACCGACGCGTTCCAGGAAGCCGACATCTGCGGCATCACGCTGCCGGTCACCAAGCACAACTTCCTGGTCACCGATCCCGAGGAGATCCCGCGGACCATCGCGGAGGCGTTCTACATCGCCTCCAGCGGTCGTCCCGGCCCCGTCGTGGTCGACGTCCCCAAGGACGTGCAGCAGCTCGCCACCTCCTTCTCCTGGCCCCCCGAGCAGCGGTTGCCCGGTTACCGCCCGGTCGGTAAACCGCACGGCAAGCAGGTCAGGGAAGCGGCACGGCTGATGGCCTCGGCGCAGCGGCCGGTGCTGTACGTGGGGGGCGGTGTGGTCAAGGCCGACGCCGCCGAGGAGTTGACCAAGCTCGCCGAGCGCACCGGCATTCCGGTGGTGACCACGCTGATGGCGCGCGGGGTCTTCCCGGACACGCACCCGTTGCACCTCGGCATGCCCGGTATGCACGGCACCGTCTCGGCGGTCGCCGCGATGCAGCGTTCCGACCTGCTGCTCGCGCTGGGAACCCGGTTCGACGACAGGGTGACCGGTCGGCTGTCGGATTTCGCTCCGGAGGCCAAGGTCGTGCACGCCGACATCGATCCGGCGGAGATCTCCAAGAACCGGGTCGCCGACGTGCCCATCGTCGGGGACTGCAAGGAGGTCATCTCCGAACTCATCGACGCCGTGGACACCGCCGAAGCGGAGCACGGCGCCCCGGACCTCGCGCAGTGGTGGAGCCAGCTCGGCGACTGGCGGGACCGCTTCCCGCTGGGCTACGACTGGCCGGAGGACGGCACGCTGTCGCCGGAGTACGTGATCGAACGCATCGGTGCTCTGGCGGGGCCCGAGGCCGTCTACACCGCGGGTGTGGGACAGCACCAGATGTGGGCCGCCCAGTTCATCGGCTACCAGCGGCCCCGCAGCTGGCTCAACTCCGGCGGCCTGGGAACGATGGGCTACGCGGTGCCCGCTGCCATGGGAGCGAAGGCCGGTAGCCCCGGCCGGCAGGTGTGGGCCATCGACGGCGACGGCTGTTTCCAGATGACCAACCAGGAACTGGCCACCTGCGCCATCGAACAGCTGCCGATCAAGGTCGCCGTCATCAACAACGGCAATCTCGGTATGGTTCGGCAGTGGCAGAACCTGTTCTACGCCGAGCGCTACTCACACAGTGACCTCGGCACCCACAACCACCGGATTCCCGATTTCGCGATGCTGGCCGAGGCGCTCGGCGGGGTGGGAATGCGGTGTGAGGCCGCCTCCGACGTGGACAGCGTCATCGAGCGGGCCATGGCCGTCGACGACCGACCCGTGGTCATCGACTTCGTTGTGGGCAAGGACGCCCAGGTCTGGCCGATGGTCGCGTCCGGCACCGGCAACGACGAGATCATGGCCGCTCGCGGAATCCGCCCACTGTTCGACGACGAGGGGTGA
- a CDS encoding glucose/arabinose dehydrogenase (product_source=COG2133; cath_funfam=2.120.10.30; cog=COG2133; pfam=PF07995; superfamily=50952) gives MAVRTGDRHQRFRAPRRYAVVGTALVAAVLAGGCAEFPDQHPKQWQEQPSLRPQAGPQPRAEGGQQPPGAEDTETSPSEQAEPDGCDDPDPAVVATCLGAVGDVAVLPGGRGALVGERKTGRIMLVERGSDPRQLASVDVDATGGGGLTGLTLSPSYAEDGLAYAYVTTPTDNRVIRIASDDPPDPILTGIPRGPSGNAGAITTSGSDALLVATGNAGSPDRTDERSALTGKVLRIDTFGEPAQDNPDPGSPVIAEGLSSPGGVCTQPNSPTFWVTDRRAERDVLLRGSPDEELSGPKWSWRTSPGVAGCAAGGGLIVVALTDASAVYTMRPGPEGTFTGEPERALEDTYGRLRAASSGPNGLLWLGTANKAGGDPVSSDDRVIRIEPPNGGTAGKE, from the coding sequence GTGGCAGTCCGAACCGGCGACCGACACCAGCGCTTCCGTGCGCCGCGCCGATACGCGGTGGTCGGGACGGCGTTGGTCGCAGCCGTCCTGGCCGGTGGTTGCGCGGAGTTCCCCGACCAGCACCCGAAGCAGTGGCAGGAACAGCCCTCGTTGCGGCCGCAGGCCGGGCCGCAACCGCGCGCCGAAGGAGGTCAACAGCCTCCCGGGGCGGAGGACACCGAGACCTCGCCCTCCGAACAGGCCGAGCCGGACGGCTGCGACGACCCCGACCCCGCCGTCGTGGCGACCTGCCTCGGGGCGGTGGGGGACGTGGCCGTACTGCCCGGTGGCCGGGGTGCTCTCGTCGGTGAGCGCAAGACGGGCAGGATCATGCTGGTCGAACGGGGCTCCGATCCCCGGCAGCTGGCCAGTGTCGACGTCGACGCCACCGGCGGTGGCGGACTCACCGGCCTGACTCTCTCGCCGAGCTATGCCGAGGACGGCCTCGCCTACGCCTATGTGACCACCCCCACCGACAACCGGGTGATCCGCATCGCGTCGGATGATCCTCCGGACCCCATCCTGACCGGTATTCCGCGCGGCCCCAGCGGCAACGCGGGCGCCATCACGACGAGCGGCTCGGACGCGCTGCTCGTCGCCACGGGCAACGCGGGGTCCCCGGACAGGACGGACGAACGCTCCGCGCTGACCGGCAAGGTGCTGCGGATCGACACTTTCGGCGAGCCCGCCCAGGACAATCCCGACCCGGGTTCACCGGTGATCGCGGAAGGGCTGAGCTCGCCCGGCGGTGTGTGCACCCAACCGAACAGTCCCACTTTCTGGGTGACGGATCGGCGTGCCGAGCGGGACGTGCTGCTGCGCGGCTCACCCGACGAGGAACTGAGCGGCCCCAAGTGGTCCTGGCGGACGAGCCCCGGCGTGGCGGGCTGCGCCGCCGGCGGTGGGCTGATCGTGGTGGCACTGACCGACGCCTCGGCCGTCTACACCATGCGTCCCGGGCCGGAGGGAACGTTCACCGGCGAACCGGAACGGGCGCTGGAGGACACCTACGGTCGGCTGCGCGCGGCCAGCAGCGGACCGAACGGACTGCTGTGGCTCGGCACCGCGAACAAGGCGGGCGGTGATCCCGTCTCCAGCGACGACAGGGTGATCCGCATCGAACCGCCCAACGGGGGGACAGCGGGCAAGGAGTGA
- a CDS encoding hypothetical protein (product_source=Hypo-rule applied; cath_funfam=3.30.1370.10; transmembrane_helix_parts=Outside_1_35,TMhelix_36_55,Inside_56_64), whose product MNPKLRALLAVGAELSRGIGLRGKIRQAREDNDRLVMADAIVTVLGLITGVALAVREVRKAERE is encoded by the coding sequence ATGAATCCCAAGTTGCGAGCCCTGCTCGCCGTCGGCGCGGAGCTGTCCCGCGGCATCGGTCTGCGTGGCAAGATCCGCCAGGCGCGCGAGGACAACGATCGACTGGTGATGGCGGACGCGATCGTCACCGTTCTCGGGTTGATCACCGGAGTGGCGTTGGCCGTTCGCGAGGTACGTAAGGCGGAACGGGAATGA
- a CDS encoding aspartyl-tRNA(Asn)/glutamyl-tRNA(Gln) amidotransferase subunit A (product_source=KO:K02433; cath_funfam=3.90.1300.10; cog=COG0154; ko=KO:K02433; pfam=PF01425; superfamily=75304; tigrfam=TIGR00132): MSSTTSVPDGPGSTELTGLAASELAAKIAAGEVSAVEVTRAHLDRIEAIEPAVHAFLHVDREAALDAARRADEQRANGTPASPLAGVPLALKDVLTTTDMPTTCGSRMLEGWTPPYDSTVAARLRDAGVVVLGKTNMDEFAMGSSTENSAFGPTRNPWDTDRIPGGSGGGSSAALAAFEAPLAIGTDTGGSIRQPAAVTGTVGVKPTYGGVSRYGLVAFSSSLDQAGPCGRTVLDAAMLHEVIAGHDPMDSTSVEAPVPKVTAAAREGADGDLRGVRVGVVREFGGEGYQQGVRDSFRTAVDTLTSLGAEVVEVSCPHFEYALGAYYLIAPSECSSNLARFDAMRYGLRVGDDGTRSTEEVMSLTREQGFGPEVKRRIMLGTYALSSGYYDAYYGQAQKVRTLITRDFEAAFGQVDVLVSPTTPTTAFRIGERVDDPMAMYRADLCTIPSNLAGNAAMSVPSGLSTEDGMPVGLQIMAPAMADDRLYRVGAAYEAARDAASEVSLLDRVPRLEVA, encoded by the coding sequence ATGTCCTCGACCACATCAGTCCCGGACGGGCCTGGTTCGACCGAACTCACCGGTCTCGCCGCCTCCGAACTGGCCGCCAAGATCGCCGCGGGCGAGGTGTCCGCCGTCGAGGTCACCCGCGCGCACCTGGACCGTATCGAGGCGATCGAACCGGCGGTGCACGCCTTTCTGCACGTCGACCGCGAAGCGGCGCTGGACGCCGCCCGGCGGGCCGACGAGCAGCGTGCCAACGGCACTCCCGCCTCTCCGCTGGCCGGCGTGCCGCTGGCGCTGAAGGACGTGCTCACCACCACCGACATGCCGACCACCTGCGGCTCCAGGATGCTGGAGGGCTGGACACCGCCGTACGACTCGACCGTGGCGGCCAGGCTCCGCGACGCGGGTGTGGTGGTCCTCGGCAAGACCAACATGGACGAGTTCGCCATGGGCTCGTCGACCGAGAACTCCGCGTTCGGCCCGACCCGCAACCCGTGGGACACCGACCGGATCCCCGGCGGTTCCGGGGGAGGCTCCTCGGCCGCGCTGGCGGCCTTCGAGGCGCCGCTGGCGATCGGCACCGACACGGGGGGTTCCATCCGGCAGCCCGCCGCGGTCACCGGGACCGTGGGGGTCAAACCCACCTACGGCGGGGTGTCCCGCTACGGGCTGGTCGCGTTCTCCTCCTCGCTGGACCAGGCGGGGCCGTGCGGGCGTACGGTGCTGGACGCCGCGATGCTGCACGAGGTCATCGCCGGGCACGATCCGATGGACTCCACCTCGGTGGAGGCTCCGGTTCCGAAGGTGACCGCGGCAGCACGGGAAGGAGCGGACGGAGACCTGCGCGGGGTGCGCGTGGGAGTCGTCCGCGAGTTCGGTGGCGAGGGCTACCAGCAGGGTGTGCGGGACTCGTTCCGCACCGCCGTGGACACGCTCACCTCGCTCGGTGCCGAGGTCGTCGAGGTTTCCTGCCCGCACTTCGAGTATGCCCTCGGGGCCTACTACCTGATCGCGCCCAGCGAGTGCTCCTCGAACCTCGCGCGGTTCGACGCGATGCGTTACGGGCTGCGGGTCGGCGACGACGGCACCCGCAGCACCGAGGAGGTCATGTCGCTGACTCGGGAGCAGGGCTTCGGCCCCGAGGTCAAGCGTCGTATCATGCTCGGCACCTACGCGCTCTCGTCCGGCTACTACGATGCCTACTACGGCCAGGCGCAGAAGGTCCGCACCCTGATCACCAGGGATTTCGAGGCCGCTTTCGGGCAGGTGGACGTGTTGGTCTCGCCCACGACCCCCACCACCGCGTTCCGCATCGGGGAACGTGTCGACGACCCGATGGCCATGTACCGCGCGGACCTGTGCACCATTCCGAGCAATCTCGCCGGCAACGCCGCCATGAGCGTGCCGTCGGGGCTTTCCACCGAGGACGGTATGCCCGTCGGTCTGCAGATCATGGCGCCCGCCATGGCCGACGACCGGCTCTACCGCGTGGGTGCCGCCTACGAGGCGGCACGCGACGCGGCTTCGGAAGTTTCCCTGCTCGACCGTGTCCCACGGTTGGAGGTCGCCTGA
- a CDS encoding hypothetical protein (product_source=Hypo-rule applied; pfam=PF10756; transmembrane_helix_parts=Inside_1_98,TMhelix_99_121,Outside_122_215), which translates to MNDSQENDRPFGPEAREEPPRPETTGAEEQRADSPNESRTESEAGHEADSETESAGGTAAAAPDATTEREPEPTESDLDPAEHSELPPRLVFRITRVSLLVILVVAFCISPMAASLPPLSVLYLIPLGLIVWLVRTRTVVDESGITARSLTGTTRMDWSDIRALRLDERHWVRAVTTSDREVRLPAIRVRDVPRLAVMSRGRIQDPSRPKDADGD; encoded by the coding sequence GTGAACGACTCCCAGGAAAACGACCGACCTTTCGGCCCTGAGGCACGGGAGGAACCGCCCCGGCCGGAAACCACCGGGGCGGAGGAGCAGCGAGCGGACTCCCCGAACGAGTCCCGGACCGAGTCCGAAGCCGGACACGAGGCCGACTCCGAGACTGAGAGCGCCGGCGGGACCGCGGCAGCGGCACCGGACGCCACGACCGAGCGGGAACCGGAGCCCACCGAGAGCGACCTCGACCCGGCGGAGCACTCCGAACTACCGCCTCGCCTGGTTTTCCGGATCACGCGGGTGAGTCTGCTGGTGATCCTCGTGGTCGCGTTCTGCATCAGCCCGATGGCGGCGTCGCTGCCCCCGCTGTCGGTGCTGTACCTGATACCGCTGGGCCTGATCGTCTGGTTGGTTCGGACGCGCACCGTCGTCGACGAGTCCGGCATCACGGCGCGGAGCCTCACCGGAACAACTCGGATGGACTGGTCCGACATCAGGGCGCTGCGACTCGACGAACGACACTGGGTGCGCGCGGTGACCACTTCGGACCGCGAGGTTCGGCTGCCCGCGATTCGGGTCCGGGACGTCCCCCGGCTGGCCGTGATGAGCCGCGGCCGGATACAGGACCCGAGCCGCCCCAAGGACGCCGACGGGGATTGA
- a CDS encoding aspartyl-tRNA(Asn)/glutamyl-tRNA(Gln) amidotransferase subunit B (product_source=KO:K02434; cath_funfam=1.10.10.410; cog=COG0064; ko=KO:K02434; pfam=PF02637,PF02934; smart=SM00845; superfamily=55931,89095; tigrfam=TIGR00133) codes for MTAVAEIMDYDEVLRRFDPVLGLEVHVELSTATKMFCGCANEFGAEPNTRVCPVCLGMPGALPVVNGSAVESAIRIGLALDCQVAEWCRFARKNYFYPDMPKNFQTSQYDEPIVFDGGLDVVLDDGETFRVGIERAHMEEDTGKSSHVGGASGRIHGAEHSLLDYNRAGVPLIEIVTKPITDAGERAPEIARAYVAALRDLLRSMGVSDVRMDQGSLRCDANVSLTPKGESGFGTRTETKNVNSFRSIERAVRFEMRRQASLLENGSEIVQETRHFDESTGETSSGRRKEEAEDYRYFPEPDLVPIAPSREWVEQLRGTLPEMPWERRKRIQEQWGLSDEELRDLVNASALDLVAATVDAGASPSEARSWWVAYLSQRANERGVELAELSVTPAQVARVIELVGEGKLTHKLARQVIDGVLEDRGEPDEVIAADGIEVVSDDSSLQAAVDEALAAQPDAAEKIRGGKVQAAGAIVGAVMKATQGQADAKRVRELVLAACGQQ; via the coding sequence ATGACAGCTGTCGCCGAGATCATGGACTACGACGAGGTTCTGCGACGTTTCGACCCGGTGCTCGGGCTGGAGGTGCACGTCGAGCTCTCCACGGCCACCAAGATGTTCTGCGGTTGCGCCAACGAGTTCGGCGCCGAGCCGAACACGCGGGTCTGCCCGGTGTGCCTGGGTATGCCGGGCGCGCTGCCGGTCGTCAACGGCTCGGCCGTGGAGTCGGCCATCAGGATCGGTCTGGCCCTGGACTGCCAGGTGGCGGAGTGGTGCAGGTTCGCGCGGAAGAACTACTTCTATCCGGACATGCCCAAGAACTTCCAGACCTCGCAGTACGACGAGCCGATCGTGTTCGACGGTGGTCTCGACGTCGTGCTCGACGACGGTGAGACCTTCCGGGTGGGCATCGAACGGGCCCACATGGAGGAGGACACCGGCAAGTCGTCGCACGTCGGCGGTGCCTCCGGCAGGATCCACGGTGCCGAGCACTCGCTGCTGGACTACAACCGTGCGGGTGTGCCGCTCATCGAGATCGTCACCAAGCCGATCACCGATGCCGGGGAACGTGCTCCCGAGATCGCTCGTGCCTACGTGGCCGCGCTGCGGGATCTGCTGCGTTCGATGGGCGTTTCGGACGTTCGGATGGATCAGGGGTCGTTGCGTTGCGACGCCAATGTCTCGTTGACCCCGAAGGGGGAGAGCGGGTTCGGCACCCGCACCGAGACGAAGAACGTCAACTCGTTCCGCAGCATCGAGCGAGCGGTACGTTTCGAGATGCGCAGGCAGGCGTCCCTGCTGGAGAACGGTTCCGAGATCGTCCAGGAGACCAGGCACTTCGACGAGTCCACCGGTGAGACCTCCTCGGGTAGGCGCAAGGAGGAGGCCGAGGACTACCGCTACTTCCCGGAACCCGATCTCGTTCCGATCGCCCCCTCGCGGGAGTGGGTGGAGCAGCTGCGCGGCACACTTCCCGAGATGCCCTGGGAACGGCGCAAGCGGATCCAGGAGCAGTGGGGCCTGTCGGACGAGGAGCTGCGCGATCTGGTCAACGCCTCGGCGCTGGACCTCGTCGCGGCCACCGTGGACGCCGGTGCCTCGCCCTCGGAGGCGCGCTCGTGGTGGGTCGCCTACCTGAGCCAGCGCGCCAACGAGCGCGGCGTGGAGCTCGCGGAGCTCTCGGTCACACCAGCCCAGGTGGCCCGGGTGATCGAGCTGGTCGGCGAGGGCAAGCTCACGCACAAACTGGCCCGCCAGGTGATCGACGGTGTGCTCGAGGACCGGGGCGAGCCGGACGAGGTGATCGCCGCCGACGGCATCGAGGTCGTCTCCGACGACTCCTCGTTGCAGGCCGCGGTGGACGAGGCCCTGGCTGCCCAGCCCGACGCGGCGGAGAAGATCCGCGGCGGCAAGGTGCAGGCCGCGGGCGCCATCGTGGGGGCCGTCATGAAGGCCACCCAGGGGCAGGCGGACGCCAAGCGGGTCCGCGAACTGGTGCTGGCCGCCTGCGGTCAGCAGTGA
- a CDS encoding dihydroxy-acid dehydratase (product_source=KO:K01687; cath_funfam=3.40.50.2300; cog=COG0129; ko=KO:K01687; pfam=PF00920; superfamily=143975,52016; tigrfam=TIGR00110), translating into MPELRSRTTTHGRNAAGARSLWRATGMTDDDFGKPIVAIANSFTQFVPGHVHLRDLGEVIAGAVREAGGVPREFHTIAIDDGIAMGHSGMLYSLPSREIIADSVEYMVNGHQADALVCLSNCDKITPGMLNAAMRLNVPTVFVSGGPMEAGKAVVVDGVAHAPTDLITTIAASANSGVDEEGLSEVERSACPTCGSCSGMFTANSMNCLTEALGLALPGNGSTLATHRLRRDLFERAGRTVVEIAERWYRHDDESVLPRSIADERAFENALALDMAMGGSTNTVLHTLAAAREGEIDFTLSDIERISRDVPCLAKVSPNSNYHMEDVHRAGGITAILGELDRGGLLNREVRSVHSPSLESWLSEWDVRGESPAEHASELFHAAPGGVRTTEAFSTDNRWSTLDTDAAEGCIRDVAHAYTADGGLAVLRGNLAEDGAVVKTAGVDEELWIFQGTARVLESQEQAVSAILNREIEAGDVLVIRYEGPSGGPGMQEMLHPTAFLKGARMDRECALITDGRFSGGTSGLSIGHISPEAGNGGTIGLVQDGDEIRIDVDERKLELLVDERTLAERRAKMESSENPWQPVDRQRRVSTALRAYASLATSASYGAVRSIGG; encoded by the coding sequence ATGCCCGAGTTGCGTTCCCGAACGACGACACACGGTCGAAACGCCGCAGGCGCCCGCTCGCTGTGGCGTGCCACCGGAATGACCGACGACGACTTCGGCAAACCGATCGTGGCGATCGCCAACTCCTTCACCCAGTTCGTACCGGGCCACGTCCACCTCCGCGACCTGGGCGAGGTGATCGCCGGAGCGGTCCGCGAGGCGGGCGGTGTCCCTCGGGAGTTCCACACCATCGCGATCGACGACGGCATCGCCATGGGACACAGCGGAATGCTGTACTCGCTGCCTTCCCGCGAGATCATCGCGGACTCGGTGGAGTACATGGTCAACGGGCACCAGGCGGACGCGCTCGTCTGCCTGTCGAACTGCGACAAGATCACCCCGGGAATGCTCAACGCCGCCATGCGGCTGAACGTCCCCACGGTTTTCGTCTCGGGCGGGCCGATGGAGGCCGGCAAGGCGGTCGTGGTCGACGGTGTCGCCCACGCTCCTACCGATCTGATCACCACGATCGCCGCGTCGGCGAACTCGGGGGTGGACGAGGAGGGGCTGAGCGAGGTGGAGCGCTCCGCCTGTCCCACCTGCGGTTCCTGCTCTGGCATGTTCACGGCCAACTCGATGAACTGCCTGACCGAGGCGCTCGGGCTGGCGCTGCCCGGCAACGGTTCGACACTGGCCACCCACCGGCTCAGGCGCGACCTGTTCGAGCGGGCGGGCCGCACGGTGGTCGAGATCGCCGAGCGGTGGTACCGGCACGACGACGAATCCGTGCTGCCGCGTTCGATCGCCGACGAGCGGGCGTTCGAGAACGCGTTGGCGCTGGACATGGCCATGGGCGGATCGACCAACACGGTGCTGCACACCCTCGCCGCCGCACGCGAGGGCGAGATCGACTTCACGCTCTCCGACATCGAGCGGATCAGCCGCGACGTCCCCTGCCTGGCGAAGGTCAGCCCGAACTCCAACTACCACATGGAGGACGTGCACCGGGCGGGCGGTATCACGGCCATCCTCGGTGAGCTCGACCGCGGCGGGCTGCTCAACCGGGAGGTCCGTTCGGTGCACAGCCCGAGCCTGGAGTCCTGGCTGTCCGAATGGGACGTGCGCGGCGAGAGCCCCGCCGAGCACGCCTCGGAACTCTTCCACGCCGCTCCCGGCGGAGTCCGCACCACGGAGGCGTTCTCCACGGACAACCGTTGGTCCACACTGGACACCGACGCGGCGGAGGGGTGCATCCGCGACGTCGCACACGCCTACACCGCCGACGGCGGACTGGCCGTGCTGCGGGGCAATCTGGCCGAGGACGGTGCTGTGGTCAAAACGGCCGGTGTCGACGAGGAACTCTGGATCTTCCAGGGGACGGCCCGGGTTCTGGAGAGCCAGGAGCAAGCCGTCTCGGCGATCCTGAACAGGGAGATCGAAGCGGGCGACGTGCTGGTGATCCGCTACGAGGGTCCGTCGGGTGGCCCCGGTATGCAGGAAATGCTGCACCCCACCGCTTTTCTCAAGGGCGCCCGGATGGACCGCGAGTGCGCACTGATCACCGACGGGAGGTTCTCCGGGGGAACCTCGGGCCTGTCCATCGGGCACATCTCCCCTGAAGCGGGCAACGGCGGCACGATCGGGCTGGTCCAGGACGGTGACGAGATCCGCATCGACGTGGACGAGCGGAAACTCGAACTGCTGGTGGACGAGCGCACCCTGGCCGAGCGCCGGGCCAAGATGGAAAGCTCCGAAAACCCCTGGCAACCGGTGGACCGACAGCGCCGGGTCAGTACGGCGCTGCGTGCCTACGCGAGCCTGGCCACCTCCGCCTCCTACGGAGCCGTTCGGAGCATCGGCGGCTGA